The Strix aluco isolate bStrAlu1 unplaced genomic scaffold, bStrAlu1.hap1 HAP1_SCAFFOLD_51, whole genome shotgun sequence genome has a segment encoding these proteins:
- the LOC141919113 gene encoding hydrocephalus-inducing protein homolog gives MKVLCLKPTNELSLKPKGETCKVEVIFSPKCCIQPFTEEVMLECSGLVRSLFMVRGSCQGTHVSLDQEHLSFGVVVQQSYTSWHLTMQNTDDIGVK, from the exons ATGAAG GTTCTCTGCTTGAAGCCCACCAATGAACTAAGCCTGAAGCCCAAAGGAGAGACCTGTAAAGTGGAAGTGATCTTCTCCCCAAAGTGCTGCATCCAGCCGTTCACCGAAGAAGTGATGTTGGAGTGCAGTGGCCTGGTGCGTTCCCTCTTCATGGTGCGGGGCTCCTGCCAGGGCACCCACGTGAGCTTGGACCAGGAACACCTCAGCTTCGGAGTGGTGGTGCAGCAGAGCTACACATCCTGGCACCTCACCATGCAGAACACGGACGACATAGGAGTCAAGTAA
- the LOC141919114 gene encoding hydrocephalus-inducing protein homolog gives MKFSLVYVGDFESRMLCSIPNLRPNQKGPEVAVKGRSLMSLCHFELEDSDYITAKRRVPELQGPKGATLDLNTRVIEFEAIGVRGRHSRTFMVMNPSSSTYSFQWTCQDPEAPPEQVAAFCHTERGRIQPGKQAERESPPCADHLSESRCSFLVNCSHDLCSDVIKRGLDPVVPCSTWTGQFPITVFFTPTLEGEAVFSLKCDVKRKTQPLSLNIKATGYSVHTSVRCEDSDGCVTELSAQEINVIDFKEVQLNKNVQHLFSIHNNSKFSFTFSWELSGPAACKQVLTVTPQTVLQAKGKAETQLAFHPQRMCSLKDVELTLQCSQLPPILFLGVCSCSSHLFSGLMLSFSSPDQQGFTCVFLATVVVPTVHFSTTRLNFGTCFIYYAGMAPSHQSLIITNQPDKDVSCAFCQSELLVHQHLTPPCGLPRVRPTPRRDSGGAHHFLSQRDCVLP, from the exons ATGAAGTTCTCTCTGGTGTACGTGGGGGACTTTGAGAGCCGTATGCTCTGCAG TATTCCTAACCTGAGGCCAAATCAGAAGGGCCCGGAGGTGGCTGTGAAGGGGAGAAGCCTGATGTCACTTTGCCACTTTGAGCTGGAAGACTCTGACTACATCACTGCAAAAAGGCGTGTACCAGAGTTGCAGGGACCAAAGGGGGCAACGTTAGATCTCAACACAAGAGTGATTGAGTTTGAGGCAATTGGAGTGCGTGGCAGGCACAGCAG GACCTTCATGGTTATGAACCCATCCAGTTCCACGTATTCCTTCCAGTGGACTTGCCAAGACCCTGAAGCCCCACCAGAACAGGTGGCCGCCTTCTGCCACACAGAGAGAGGTCGCATCCAGCCAGGGAAGCAAGCAGAG CGAGAAAGCCCACCATGCGCG GATCACCTGTCAGAAAGCAGATGCTCTTTTCTTGTAAACTGCAGCCATGATTTGTGCTCAGACGTGATC AAGCGGGGTCTCGACCCGGTGGTGCCCTGTAGCACGTGGACAGGGCA GTTTCCCATTACAGTCTTCTTCACACCAACGCTAGAAGGAGAGGCGGTCTTCAGCCTCAAGTGCGATGTCAAGAGGAAGACCCAGCCCCTCTCCTTGAATATCAAGGCCACCGGCTATAGCGTGCACACGTCTGTCAGGTGTGAGGACAGCGACGGCTGTGTCACGGAGCTCAGTGCACAGGAGATCAACGTCATTGATTTCAAGGAG GTACAGCTGAACAAGAATGTCCAGCATCTCTTTAGCATCCACAATAACAGCAAGTTCAGCTTCACCTTCTCGTGGGAACTGAGTGGCCCCGCAGCCTGTAAGCAGGTCCTTACTGTCACCCCTCAGACAGTCTTGCAGGCGAAGGGGAAAGCAGAGACCCAGCTGGCTTTTCACCCACAGAGGATGTGCTCTTTAAAAGACGTAGAGCTGACGCTTCAG TGcagccagctgccccccatcctcTTCCTCGGTGTTTGCAGTTGTAGTTCCCATCTCTTCAGTGGGCTTATGCTGTCTTTCTCCTCGCCAGATCAACAAGGGTTTACCTGCGTGTTCCTGGCCACTGTGGTAGTGCCCACTGTCCACTTCTCCACTACCAGACTCAACTTTGGAACCTGCTTCATCTACTATGCTGGAATGGCACCTTCCCATCAGAGCCTCATCATCACGAACCAGCCAGATAAGGATGTGAG CTGTGCTTTCTGCCAGTCTGAGCTGCTTGTTCACCAGCACCTCACACCTCCATGTGGACTTCCCAGGGTACGTCCTACGCCCAGGAGGGACAGTGGCGGTGCCCATCACTTTCTATCCCAGAGAGATTGCGTCTTACCATGA